AAAGCCGTCTTCCTCACCGGACCCGAAGGCGTCACCGTCCGCGAAACCTTCGGCTGCACCCTCGAAGAACTCCAGAAACTGGTACCCGTCCCGCTCAACTTGGCCGCCTAAGGCCGAGCTCCGAGCTGGCCCAGCAGCAGGCAAGAGCATACGGAATGGTACTCCGCGCCCGTCATGTGGCAGGACGAGCGTCCTCTGTTGATGGACTACTGCAGGACTTGGAGCTTCATGTTTCGGCCGCGGGCCAACGACATCGAGAGGGTATAAGGAATGCGTACTGCTCTGAATGCCGTATCGGGCAGTGGTGAAGTAACGGTCTTTTCACCTGGTGTGGCTGAAGTTGTGGTCGCAAAGGCAGCAGACCTCGACCACGCTCTCCACAACGCGGTTACTTTGGTGATGGAAACCGCTATCGAGCGTCGAACGGGAATTATGATGACCCGCCTAGGCATCGGGAGGTACATTGTGCAGGTCCATCCAGAAGTCCCAGTTGGGCTCATCCGCGAACGACATGTACTGAAGGCGGACCAATAGGCTGCACGGTTACCTTCTCTGTGCCGGCCGTAGAGACGCGTTGGTCCACACAGCCAATCTGAAGCGCCGCTAATAGCCCTGGTGCAGCTGGTGAGGCAGTTCAACAATGGTGACCCCACACCTCCACCCGATTCGGAAACGCCGATAACCGTCCTTATGTCAAGTAAACCCCTGCATATTGCATCAGATGCAACACTTCTGGGTTTTACACCAGTTACCGATTACTACCTGCCCAAATTAGCTACGGCACGCAGGTAAGCGTCAAGCCCGTGCCGCCGTCCGACGGCAACGCCTTCCACCGTTAGCCCCGCAACAGCGCCGTCGCCCAAAAGTCGGTAGACGAGGCGAAATCGCCACTCACTGCGATTATCAAATTCAGGATCGGGATCAAAGTAGACCTTATAGCAGTCACTGAGGTCGCCTGTCGCGGACGACTCGTCCAGTGAAAGACCGGATATCCGGCCGTCCCGGATGTCCATGAGAAGTTGGATGGCCATTCGCTGGCAGTTGTCCGGGAGGAGCTTGATATCGCTCCTAAAACCTTCAAGTACGGTTATTTTCTCATATGTCATCTACTCGGCCGAGTCTAGCCCCAGTTCCGAGACCAAATCTGCAAGTGGCATCGAACGGTTGGTCGCGATGCGATGGGTAACCTCGGCCCTCATGCGAATCTCGTCAATTTGAGGCAATAGTTGTTCATACATTTCAATGGGGATAAGCGCGGCCTCTGGCTTACGGTGTCCACCGATCAACGCTGGCTCGGCCAACACTCCCTCTTCCCGGAAGGCCCGAAGGTGCCCCGGGAGCCCTGACCTAGCCTGGGTAACAGTTTCGACGCTGGCGATTGTCATGTGCCTATGCTAGCAATGCGACCTCCTTCCTGTCCAGAATCATGTACATGTTTCTGGACAGGCTTTGGCCGAACGCCAAGCGTTTTCATGTGCCGCAGCGGGCGCCTGCTGCCTTGCTCGGCTCGCCGTCGAGGCGACAAACCCAACCAAAATATTCCGGAGAATTTCAGCATTTGAAACTATCCCCGAATATTCGGGGGCTTGGCGCACAGCCGGCCCTTGCCGCGGGGGAGGTTGTCAGGCTTCGCATTCCTTGCAGTAGGAATGGCCGTTGCTTTCGCGTGCGAGTTGGGTCCGGTGCCGGACCAGGAAGCACGATGAGCAGGTGAATTCGTCCTTGCCCTGCGGGATGACCTGGACGATGAGCTCTTCCGAGACGATTTCGCCGCCGGGGGTCAGCCCTCCGTCGAGAGCTTCGGATTCGTCCAGTTCGGTGACGACGCTGCGTGCATCTGGGGCGTTGGCAGACTTCAGTGCCTCCAGCGAGCGTTCTTGGGATTCTTTGACGTCGGAGCGGACTTCATCGTAATCGGTAGCCACAGTAGGCGGTTCTCATTTCTTTGCTTGCCGGTTCTTTCCTGACCGAGGGAGCAACGTCCACGGTCTTGGAGTTGTTCCAGCTCAGAGGCCTGCCCCCCCTCTCCTGCGCCAGGATCAACCGGCGGTTGCTGACTTCCGCTTATGCCGCTGAACATCAGGAGGATGAGGCCATGGCGCTCACCAGGTCCCGGACAGCACTGTGAGCGTAAGGGGATGTCTTGACGTTCTTCTTGCGTACCCTGACACTCGTTCTCAGGCATCGAGGGTTGGAGGCCGCCGTGAATGGTCAGCGAATCGGCTACGTTCGGGTGAGCACACTCGACCAGAACGAAAAGCGCCAGCTTGAAGGTCAGGCTCTGGACCGGGTATTCACCGACAAGGCCTCCGGCCGGGACACAGCACGACCGCAGCTCGCGGAGCTGTTGCGGTTCGCCCGCGAGGGCGACACGGTGATTGTGCACAGCATGGACCGGCTCGCCCGTAACCTGGATGACCTCC
This genomic interval from Pseudarthrobacter chlorophenolicus A6 contains the following:
- a CDS encoding DUF4193 domain-containing protein — its product is MATDYDEVRSDVKESQERSLEALKSANAPDARSVVTELDESEALDGGLTPGGEIVSEELIVQVIPQGKDEFTCSSCFLVRHRTQLARESNGHSYCKECEA